The Sebastes fasciatus isolate fSebFas1 chromosome 13, fSebFas1.pri, whole genome shotgun sequence genome includes a region encoding these proteins:
- the igfals gene encoding uncharacterized protein igfals: protein MQTIVLLVLWILGTSLVLPDPDTAGEKVAEEPIPCSKECTCLHDDYSLELNMYCSARNLTQVPSDMPISTHSLWLDGNLFTSLPASSFKDLSILDFLNLQSGELVTLDPQAFKGLGSLAHVHLERNRLRVLPGTIFQNTPNLASLSLHNNQLARIEERLFVGLSNMWLLNLGWNSLAVLPETVFHDLQGLRELILAGNRLAYLQPQLFTNLVELKELDLTGNHLKVIKANVFVKLIKLQKLYLAQNQIVTVVPRAFVGMKSLRWMDLTNNKLTSLHDDTFLGLHSLHVLRLSNNSITGIRPRTFRDLQYLEELRLSYNKIRALGERIFEGLGQLEVLELEHNQVQEAQVGSFTGLSHVAVINLSGSCFNSLPDQMFKGLPKLHSLHLDRGCLARVTTQAFIGLSGLRRLFLQHNNISVVERQSFVDLVGLLGLDLSFNKLEVLTTHTFSGLKNLEYLLLSNNECRQFLQNGTTQLLPKLRYLDLRANTLNSMVPDFPESMEKLLLSGNRWKCDCGALPLRNYSLRNPLVIPRQVETHAEGEEPDTTITIYNNITCISPPRLAGQDLRDIDNELFQSC, encoded by the coding sequence ATGCAAACCATTGTGCTGTTAGTGTTGTGGATACTGGGAACATCCCTGGTGTTGCCAGACCCCGACACAGCTGGAGAGAAAGTCGCCGAAGAGCCTATTCCATGTTCTAAGGAATGCACCTGTCTGCATGATGACTACAGCTTGGAGCTCAACATGTACTGCAGTGCTCGTAACCTCACACAAGTCCCATCCGACATGCCCATCTCCACTCACTCCCTCTGGCTGGATGGCAACCTGTTCACCTCCCTCCCAGCATCGTCTTTTAAGGATCTTTCTATCCTGGACTTTTTGAATCTGCAGAGTGGCGAGCTGGTGACACTTGACCCTCAGGCTTTCAAAGGACTCGGGTCGCTAGCACACGTTCACCTTGAGCGAAATCGTCTCCGGGTGTTACCAGGTACAATCTTCCAGAATACGCCTAACCTTGCTTCACTTAGTCTGCATAACAACCAACTTGCTCGTATTGAGGAAAGACTGTTTGTAGGACTCTCGAATATGTGGCTTCTCAACCTAGGGTGGAACTCATTAGCAGTTTTACCTGAGACAGTTTTCCACGACCTGCAAGGTCTACGGGAGCTCATTCTCGCAGGCAACAGGCTCGCTTACTTGCAGCCACAGCTTTTCACAAACCTTGTTGAGCTTAAAGAGTTGGATCTGACTGGAAATCACCTCAAGGTCATCAAAGCTAATGTGTTTGTTAAACTCATTAAACTGCAAAAGCTTTACCTGGCCCAGAATCAGATTGTGACAGTGGTACCCAGAGCCTTTGTAGGCATGAAGTCATTGAGATGGATGGATCTCACAAACAACAAACTGACGTCTCTCCATGACGACACTTTCTTGGGCCTGCACAGTCTTCATGTACTGCGTCTTTCCAACAACTCAATCACTGGAATTAGGCCCAGGACTTTCCGGGATCTGCAGTACTTAGAAGAGCTACGACTGAGCTACAACAAGATCCGAGCCCTGGGGGAAAGGATCTTTGAAGGGCTTGGTCAACTGGAGGTCTTAGAGCTAGAGCACAACCAAGTCCAGGAGGCACAAGTGGGTAGTTTCACTGGGCTCTCTCATGTGGCTGTCATCAACCTGTCTGGAAGCTGCTTCAACAGTCTGCCAGACCAAATGTTCAAAGGTCTGCCAAAGCTTCACAGCCTTCACCTGGACAGAGGTTGCCTAGCAAGAGTCACAACCCAAGCTTTCATTGGACTCTCTGGTTTACGAAGGCTTTTCTTGCAgcacaacaacatttctgtgGTGGAACGCCAGAGCTTTGTGGACCTGGTGGGCCTATTGGGACTGGACTTGAGTTTCAACAAGTTGGAGGTTCTCACAACTCATACATTCTCCGGCCTGAAGAATTTGGAGTACTTGCTGTTGTCCAACAACGAATGTCGACAATTTTTACAGAATGGCACAACGCAGCTACTCCCAAAGCTACGCTATCTGGACCTGAGAGCTAATACCTTGAACAGCATGGTCCCTGATTTTCCCGAGAGTATGGAAAAACTTTTGCTGTCTGGGAACCGGTGGAAATGCGATTGCGGTGCCCTCCCACTCAGAAATTACAGCTTGAGGAATCCGTTGGTGATACCTCGGCAAGTGGAGACCCACGCAGAGGGTGAAGAACCTGACACAACTATCACCATATACAACAACATTACTTGCATCAGCCCACCACGTCTAGCTGGTCAGGACCTGCGGGATATTGACAATGAACTCTTCCAAAGCtgctaa